In the genome of Cronobacter malonaticus LMG 23826, one region contains:
- a CDS encoding LPO_1073/Vpar_1526 family protein — MGIIGKGANQSVSDGSFALQAGGDIKITTGLSAADVIQLFDVLFQNQFPKIQEVAREQAISNRRELETLVISELHKNSEKIIIDKFKDPDIQALLSDALTFAARKGKKSHPDLLSKLIVEKVSGGNSDLMEIILNEAVSVVPKLTKPQISLICVIFVLNDVQMTAIPAGNILHMLESFHQKFEQYLGSKFDLSPTSLKHLSYTGACNYNDFMVRDTVDSYLHKYAYFGASNVEKAKKKLGFIAPAIFRFINKINAPQIGGVNLTGVGQAIAITTLKEIAPFDYAQWLK; from the coding sequence ATGGGAATTATTGGTAAAGGTGCTAACCAATCTGTAAGTGATGGCTCGTTTGCATTACAGGCCGGTGGTGATATTAAAATTACAACAGGATTGTCAGCTGCAGACGTGATTCAGCTTTTTGATGTCCTTTTTCAAAACCAATTCCCCAAGATTCAGGAGGTTGCTAGAGAGCAGGCAATTAGCAATCGGAGGGAACTGGAAACGCTTGTGATTAGTGAACTACACAAGAATTCAGAAAAAATAATTATAGACAAGTTTAAGGATCCAGACATTCAGGCATTGTTGAGTGATGCATTGACCTTTGCTGCAAGAAAGGGTAAGAAATCTCATCCAGATTTGTTGTCTAAATTAATAGTAGAAAAAGTGTCTGGGGGTAATTCGGATTTGATGGAAATTATACTGAATGAAGCAGTTAGTGTTGTCCCTAAACTTACTAAACCTCAGATTTCTTTGATTTGTGTGATTTTTGTCTTAAATGATGTTCAAATGACTGCGATTCCTGCGGGGAATATACTTCATATGTTAGAATCATTCCATCAAAAGTTTGAACAGTATCTGGGTAGTAAATTTGATTTGTCGCCTACAAGTTTAAAACACCTAAGCTATACCGGTGCATGTAATTATAATGATTTTATGGTGCGTGACACGGTTGATAGTTATCTCCATAAATATGCTTACTTTGGTGCAAGTAACGTTGAAAAAGCTAAGAAGAAATTGGGTTTTATTGCTCCTGCAATATTTCGTTTTATTAATAAAATTAACGCCCCACAAATCGGTGGCGTTAATTTGACAGGCGTAGGGCAAGCTATAGCTATCACTACTCTTAAGGAAATAGCTCCTTTTGATTATGCACAGTGGTTGAAGTAA
- a CDS encoding DUF1493 family protein produces the protein METVSDKEIQAMILKELPLMTSFTLKIQTPDIDSPLQETFEAEDIAEMAQALFRHFGTEHSCFDLAAYYPWKTSGWFSRKPVIQDKPPLTIRMFVASVKAGRWSSG, from the coding sequence ATGGAGACGGTATCTGATAAAGAGATTCAGGCAATGATCTTAAAAGAATTGCCGCTGATGACGTCTTTTACACTTAAAATACAAACGCCTGATATCGACAGTCCTTTGCAGGAAACGTTTGAAGCCGAGGATATCGCCGAGATGGCGCAGGCGCTTTTTAGACATTTCGGAACAGAGCACAGCTGCTTCGATCTGGCCGCCTACTATCCGTGGAAAACCTCGGGATGGTTTTCACGCAAGCCAGTGATACAGGATAAACCGCCATTGACAATCAGGATGTTTGTGGCGTCGGTAAAGGCGGGACGGTGGTCAAGTGGGTGA
- a CDS encoding TetR/AcrR family transcriptional regulator, protein MATRQNDPQRRERILEATLACIATHGFHHITHRKIALEAGVPLGSVTYYFTSLEALLAEAFTRFAESMSRQYQALMAQAQSREEACEALTALICGAQVTTPENMELMYQLYAYASRQPQLKIIMQDWMRRSQQTLETWFDPATARALDAFVEGMTLHYVVDREPLNRETIRSMVGRIVGEGEGN, encoded by the coding sequence ATGGCGACACGACAAAACGACCCGCAGCGCCGCGAGCGCATTCTTGAAGCGACACTCGCCTGCATCGCCACGCACGGCTTTCATCATATTACGCACCGAAAAATCGCCCTTGAGGCCGGCGTGCCGCTCGGCTCCGTCACTTATTATTTCACCTCGTTGGAGGCGCTGCTGGCCGAGGCGTTTACGCGTTTCGCCGAGAGCATGTCGCGCCAGTACCAGGCGCTGATGGCGCAGGCGCAGAGCCGCGAAGAGGCCTGCGAGGCGTTAACGGCACTGATTTGCGGCGCGCAGGTGACGACGCCTGAAAATATGGAGCTGATGTATCAGCTTTACGCCTACGCGAGCCGCCAGCCACAGCTCAAAATCATCATGCAGGACTGGATGCGCCGCAGCCAGCAGACGCTCGAAACCTGGTTCGACCCGGCGACCGCCCGCGCGCTCGATGCGTTTGTCGAAGGAATGACGCTGCACTACGTCGTTGACCGCGAGCCGCTGAACCGCGAAACCATCCGCAGTATGGTGGGGAGAATTGTGGGGGAGGGTGAGGGGAACTGA
- a CDS encoding MFS transporter gives MSSDVNHSSALRHRTWALFLFFFLPGLLMASWATRTPSIRDVLAVSTAGMGIVLFGLSVGSMSGILCSGWLVKRLGTHTVIRNGMALGVIGMLLMALALWLASPLLFACGLAVLGAGMGSAEVALNVEGATVEQLQNKTVLPMMHGFYSLGTLIGAGIGLSLTAFHFRADLHLTIATLVTVIPIIVGLRAIPHGVGKEAKEARQQRPAGHIPFWKDTQLLLIGLIVLAMAFAEGSANDWLPLLMVDGHGFSPTSGSLIYAGFTLGMTLGRFFGGWFIDRYSRVNVVRASALMGALGIGLIIFVDNPIIASVSVLLWGLGASLGFPLTISAASDTGPDAPVRVSVVATAGYVAFLVGPPLLGFLGEHYGLRSAMLVVLSLVVLAALVARAVAKPATPVESASGQARDVI, from the coding sequence ATGTCATCCGACGTGAATCACTCTTCCGCGCTGCGTCACCGGACGTGGGCGCTGTTTCTGTTTTTCTTTCTGCCGGGCCTGTTGATGGCCTCCTGGGCGACCCGCACGCCGTCCATTCGTGATGTGCTGGCGGTCTCCACCGCCGGGATGGGCATCGTGCTGTTCGGGCTTTCCGTTGGCTCCATGAGCGGTATTCTCTGCTCCGGCTGGCTGGTGAAGCGCCTCGGCACGCATACGGTTATCCGCAACGGCATGGCGCTTGGGGTTATCGGGATGCTGCTGATGGCGCTCGCGCTGTGGCTCGCCTCGCCGTTGCTGTTTGCCTGCGGGCTGGCGGTGCTGGGCGCGGGCATGGGGTCCGCCGAAGTGGCGCTGAATGTCGAAGGCGCGACGGTTGAGCAGCTACAGAACAAAACCGTGCTGCCGATGATGCACGGCTTTTACAGCCTCGGCACGCTGATTGGCGCAGGCATCGGCCTGAGCCTGACGGCGTTTCATTTTCGCGCCGATCTGCATCTCACCATCGCCACGCTGGTGACGGTCATCCCGATCATCGTCGGGCTGCGGGCTATTCCGCACGGCGTCGGTAAAGAGGCGAAAGAAGCGCGCCAGCAACGCCCTGCCGGTCATATCCCGTTCTGGAAAGATACCCAGTTGCTGCTGATTGGCCTGATTGTGCTGGCGATGGCGTTTGCCGAAGGCTCCGCCAACGACTGGCTGCCATTATTGATGGTGGACGGCCACGGTTTCAGCCCCACTTCTGGCTCGCTGATTTACGCGGGTTTCACGCTCGGCATGACGCTCGGACGCTTCTTTGGCGGCTGGTTTATCGACCGCTACAGCCGCGTGAATGTGGTTCGCGCCAGCGCCTTAATGGGCGCGCTCGGCATCGGGCTGATTATCTTTGTTGATAACCCGATTATCGCGAGCGTGTCGGTGCTGCTATGGGGGCTGGGCGCGTCGCTCGGCTTCCCGCTGACCATTTCGGCGGCGAGCGATACCGGGCCAGATGCGCCGGTGCGCGTTAGCGTGGTCGCCACGGCGGGCTATGTCGCCTTCCTGGTCGGCCCGCCGTTACTCGGCTTCCTGGGGGAACATTACGGATTACGCAGCGCGATGCTGGTGGTGTTGTCGCTGGTGGTGCTGGCGGCCCTGGTGGCCCGCGCGGTGGCGAAACCCGCCACGCCGGTTGAGTCAGCGTCCGGGCAGGCGCGTGACGTTATTTAA
- a CDS encoding flagellin — protein MATIFNNLMSGNVLKQQQKTAASLSQSIERLSSGMRINSAKDDAAGQAIANRMSATLRANDVASRSMNDGISLSQTAEGALSEVTDLLTRAKELAVQSATGTLDTSDRAAISAEFSEIKAQMDAISTGTTIFGKYPLAPAASPPPPAPQLGNIPSINQRFPVPGQQYTFTSGLVPLAYIPAGATNITLTINSGWMDDDIQLFSRDGSHLVGTPVNGPTRDFTWTNNGVNSTAMANTKIISTDNGFLPGASYSDANLTQGPPTYNVNGGAVKQYNGMTITYSGDGDRYETPATGWANNGTVSPGDYLERLSIDKVTEDVIIMVVGNGSFYGDMTWSKLPKPTDSPDNGPVSTNTDIVMSADYGEAVQYKTIPGTPSDTKTLGLDTARLDNQQSASQAIDAIDHAIDTVSAYRGTYGSLVNTFDSAKEAMAQKTVATTAARSRIEDADFAQEASNLSRTQILQQAGDAVLAQANQQAQSVLALLK, from the coding sequence ATGGCGACTATCTTCAACAACCTGATGTCAGGCAATGTCCTGAAGCAGCAGCAAAAAACGGCCGCTAGCTTAAGCCAGTCCATCGAGCGCCTCTCATCCGGCATGCGCATTAACAGCGCGAAGGATGACGCCGCCGGGCAGGCTATTGCCAACCGTATGTCGGCCACGCTCAGGGCGAATGACGTGGCCTCGCGCAGCATGAACGACGGGATAAGCCTCTCGCAGACGGCCGAGGGGGCACTTTCTGAAGTCACCGATCTGCTGACGCGTGCAAAAGAGCTGGCCGTCCAGTCCGCGACCGGCACGCTGGACACGAGCGATCGCGCGGCGATTTCCGCTGAATTCAGCGAGATCAAAGCGCAGATGGACGCCATTTCCACAGGGACGACGATTTTTGGCAAATATCCGCTGGCGCCCGCGGCATCGCCGCCACCGCCCGCGCCGCAGCTCGGTAATATTCCATCTATTAACCAGCGCTTTCCGGTGCCCGGCCAGCAGTACACCTTTACCTCCGGGCTGGTGCCGCTGGCCTATATTCCGGCTGGGGCGACCAATATTACGCTGACCATTAACTCGGGCTGGATGGATGACGATATCCAGCTGTTCAGCCGCGATGGCAGCCATCTCGTCGGCACACCGGTGAATGGCCCTACGCGCGATTTCACCTGGACGAATAACGGGGTGAACAGCACAGCGATGGCGAATACTAAAATTATCTCTACCGATAACGGTTTTTTGCCGGGTGCCAGCTATAGCGACGCGAACCTGACGCAGGGGCCGCCCACTTACAACGTCAATGGCGGCGCGGTGAAGCAGTACAACGGCATGACTATTACCTACAGCGGCGATGGCGACCGTTACGAGACACCCGCGACAGGCTGGGCCAACAACGGTACTGTGTCGCCAGGTGACTATCTGGAACGGCTTTCCATTGATAAGGTCACAGAAGATGTGATCATTATGGTAGTGGGCAACGGCTCGTTCTATGGCGATATGACCTGGAGTAAGCTGCCAAAGCCCACCGATTCGCCGGATAACGGGCCGGTCAGCACCAATACGGATATTGTGATGAGCGCCGACTACGGCGAGGCGGTGCAGTATAAAACCATCCCCGGCACGCCCTCGGACACCAAAACGCTCGGCCTTGATACCGCGCGGCTTGATAATCAGCAGAGCGCGTCGCAGGCCATAGACGCCATCGATCATGCGATCGATACCGTAAGCGCGTATCGCGGCACTTACGGCAGCCTGGTGAACACGTTTGACTCCGCGAAAGAGGCGATGGCCCAGAAGACCGTCGCCACGACCGCCGCGCGCAGCCGCATTGAAGACGCGGATTTCGCGCAAGAGGCGAGCAACCTCAGCCGCACGCAGATCCTGCAACAGGCCGGGGACGCCGTGCTGGCACAGGCGAACCAGCAGGCGCAGAGCGTGCTCGCGCTCCTTAAATAA
- a CDS encoding Cof-type HAD-IIB family hydrolase: MTVKLIAVDMDGTFLRDDKTYHRERFLKQYAEMKARGIRFVVASGNQYYQLTSFFPDIANEIAFVAENGAWVVCEGEDVFNGELSDDEYRHVIDHLMTLDDLEIIACGKNSGYTLKRYDERFKKMAARYYHRLAFVDDLHDIHDIFFKFALNLPDIQLLKRMDELTKAFEGIVVPVSSGHGSIDLIIPGLHKANGIQMLQQRWGIADSEVVAFGDGGNDVDMLRHAGFGFAMDNAPDAIHKVARYRAPANHQDGVLEIIDKVLNGEAPFA, encoded by the coding sequence ATGACAGTTAAGTTAATCGCCGTGGATATGGACGGCACCTTTTTACGCGATGACAAAACCTATCACCGCGAGCGTTTTCTTAAGCAGTACGCCGAAATGAAAGCGCGCGGCATCCGTTTTGTGGTGGCGAGCGGCAACCAGTATTACCAGCTGACGTCGTTCTTTCCGGACATCGCCAATGAAATTGCCTTCGTGGCGGAAAACGGCGCGTGGGTGGTCTGCGAAGGCGAAGATGTGTTTAACGGCGAATTGAGCGATGATGAGTATCGTCACGTCATTGACCACCTGATGACGCTTGACGATTTAGAGATTATCGCCTGCGGAAAAAACAGCGGCTACACGCTCAAGCGCTACGACGAGCGCTTCAAAAAAATGGCGGCGCGCTACTATCACCGCCTGGCGTTTGTCGATGATCTGCACGATATCCACGATATTTTCTTTAAATTCGCGCTCAACCTGCCGGATATCCAGCTGCTGAAAAGAATGGACGAACTGACCAAAGCGTTTGAAGGCATTGTGGTGCCGGTCTCAAGCGGCCACGGCTCTATCGATCTCATTATTCCGGGGCTTCACAAAGCCAACGGCATTCAGATGCTGCAACAGCGCTGGGGCATTGCAGACAGCGAGGTCGTGGCATTTGGCGACGGCGGCAATGACGTCGACATGCTGCGCCATGCGGGGTTTGGGTTTGCGATGGACAACGCGCCGGACGCGATACACAAAGTGGCGCGCTACCGTGCGCCGGCCAACCATCAGGATGGCGTGCTGGAGATTATCGACAAGGTGCTGAACGGCGAAGCCCCGTTCGCCTGA
- a CDS encoding MFS transporter, whose translation MQTHANRTGRLGRQALLFPLCLVLYEFSTYIGNDMIQPGMLAVVEQYQAGVEWVPTSMTAYLAGGMFLQWLLGPLSDRIGRRPVMLAGVAWFIVTCLATLLAQNIEQFTVLRFLQGISLCFIGAVGYAAIQESFEEAVCIKITALMANVALIAPLLGPLVGAAWVHAAPWEMMFVLFAVLAAISFFGLWRAMPETATRLGEKLSLRELGRDYKAVLKNLRFVSGALAIGFVSLPLLAWIAQSPVIIISGEQMSTYEYGLLQVPIFGALIIGNLVLAKLTARRSVRSLIVMGGWPMMFGLALAALATVISSHAYLWMTAGLSIYAFGIGIANAGLVRLTLFASDISKGTVSAAMGMLQMTIFTVGIEVSKHAWIGGGNALFNLFNFASGLLWLGLMVIFLKDKTVGTRPEA comes from the coding sequence ATGCAAACTCACGCAAACCGAACCGGACGTCTCGGACGCCAGGCGCTGCTGTTCCCGCTCTGCCTGGTGCTCTACGAATTCTCGACTTATATCGGCAACGACATGATCCAGCCTGGCATGCTCGCGGTCGTGGAACAGTATCAGGCGGGCGTCGAATGGGTGCCCACCTCCATGACCGCCTACCTCGCAGGCGGCATGTTTTTACAGTGGTTGCTCGGCCCGCTCTCTGACCGTATCGGCAGACGCCCGGTGATGCTGGCGGGTGTGGCGTGGTTTATCGTCACCTGCCTCGCCACGCTGCTCGCTCAGAACATTGAACAGTTCACTGTGCTGCGCTTTTTGCAGGGCATCAGCCTGTGCTTTATCGGCGCGGTGGGCTATGCCGCGATTCAGGAGTCGTTTGAAGAGGCGGTGTGTATCAAAATCACCGCGCTGATGGCGAACGTCGCGCTGATAGCGCCGCTGCTCGGGCCGCTCGTCGGGGCTGCCTGGGTGCACGCCGCGCCCTGGGAGATGATGTTTGTGCTTTTCGCCGTGCTGGCGGCCATCTCGTTCTTTGGCCTGTGGCGCGCCATGCCGGAGACGGCCACGCGGCTTGGCGAGAAGCTGTCGCTGCGGGAGCTGGGCCGCGACTATAAAGCGGTGCTGAAAAACCTGCGCTTTGTGTCCGGAGCGCTGGCGATAGGCTTTGTCAGCCTGCCGCTGCTGGCGTGGATTGCGCAGTCGCCGGTCATTATCATCAGCGGCGAGCAGATGAGCACCTATGAATATGGCCTGTTGCAGGTGCCGATTTTCGGCGCGCTGATCATTGGCAACCTGGTGCTGGCGAAGCTCACCGCCCGGCGCTCCGTGCGCTCGCTGATTGTCATGGGCGGCTGGCCGATGATGTTCGGGCTGGCGCTGGCGGCGCTCGCCACGGTGATTTCCTCCCACGCGTACCTCTGGATGACGGCGGGCTTAAGTATTTACGCTTTCGGCATCGGCATTGCCAACGCGGGCTTGGTGCGCCTGACGCTCTTTGCCAGCGATATCAGCAAAGGCACCGTCTCGGCGGCGATGGGCATGTTACAGATGACCATTTTCACGGTGGGTATTGAGGTCAGCAAACACGCCTGGATTGGCGGCGGCAATGCGCTGTTTAACCTGTTTAACTTCGCAAGCGGCCTGCTGTGGCTGGGCCTGATGGTGATTTTCCTGAAGGACAAAACCGTAGGCACCCGCCCGGAAGCGTAA
- a CDS encoding phosphatase PAP2 family protein, with protein sequence MRTLSPLFWPARPRINKTISLYSLPVRFYVGQLALLTALGVLFTWLSRTETLDRWLTQMWFDAAAGNFPWQDNYWLDLLNHRLAKYCAIAVAVGSLLYGVIRRHPRWIMVAVLMGLGAAVVGILKATSHHSCPWDLVEYGGKALSYPLFGAVPDGSGPGRCFPGGHASSGFMVMGLWFGLRREHPGYARLALAAGIALGLAMGFGQVMRGAHFFTHNLWAGWWVWLTQVVTWGVTTTLMNKEPATL encoded by the coding sequence ATGCGTACTTTATCTCCGCTTTTCTGGCCTGCCAGACCCCGGATAAATAAGACAATCTCCCTTTATTCCCTGCCCGTGCGCTTTTATGTTGGTCAGCTTGCGCTGCTAACGGCGCTGGGCGTGCTGTTCACCTGGCTGTCACGCACCGAAACGCTGGACCGCTGGCTGACGCAGATGTGGTTTGACGCCGCCGCAGGGAATTTTCCCTGGCAGGACAACTACTGGCTTGATCTGCTCAACCACCGGCTCGCCAAATATTGCGCTATCGCGGTCGCCGTCGGGAGCCTGCTGTATGGCGTGATTCGTCGCCATCCGCGCTGGATAATGGTCGCGGTGCTGATGGGCCTTGGCGCCGCCGTTGTCGGCATCCTGAAGGCCACCAGCCATCATAGCTGCCCGTGGGATCTCGTTGAGTATGGCGGAAAGGCGCTTTCTTATCCGCTTTTTGGCGCGGTACCGGACGGCAGCGGCCCTGGCCGTTGTTTCCCTGGCGGCCACGCCTCCAGCGGCTTTATGGTGATGGGCCTCTGGTTCGGCCTGCGGCGCGAGCATCCGGGGTACGCCCGGCTGGCGCTGGCGGCCGGCATTGCGCTCGGGCTCGCGATGGGCTTCGGCCAGGTGATGCGCGGTGCGCATTTCTTCACCCATAACCTGTGGGCAGGCTGGTGGGTGTGGCTCACGCAGGTGGTGACGTGGGGCGTGACCACCACATTGATGAATAAGGAACCCGCAACCCTATGA
- the ybjG gene encoding undecaprenyl-diphosphate phosphatase, with protein MMEALNQFLFLHINATPASPGWLIALATFIARDLISIVPLLPVVLWLWRPTERRLVVKFALALLISLAVSWLAGHLFPHPRPFVVGLGHQFLPHAPDDSYPSDHGTVIFTFALAFLFWHRVWSGTLLMAVACAIAWSRIYLGVHWPLDMAGGLLVAMLACLSAQILWAPLGEPLYRTLRQLYRLCFALPIRKGWVRD; from the coding sequence ATGATGGAAGCGTTGAATCAATTTCTGTTTTTGCACATTAACGCGACGCCCGCGTCGCCGGGCTGGCTTATCGCGCTGGCGACGTTTATCGCCCGCGATCTTATCTCGATTGTGCCGCTGCTGCCGGTGGTACTGTGGCTCTGGCGTCCGACCGAGCGCAGGCTGGTGGTGAAGTTCGCGCTGGCACTGCTCATTAGCCTCGCCGTCTCCTGGCTTGCGGGCCATCTGTTTCCCCATCCGCGCCCGTTTGTGGTCGGCCTCGGTCATCAGTTCCTGCCGCACGCGCCGGACGACTCCTATCCAAGCGATCACGGCACCGTGATTTTCACCTTCGCGCTGGCGTTTCTCTTCTGGCATCGCGTCTGGTCTGGCACGCTGTTAATGGCCGTCGCCTGCGCGATTGCCTGGTCGCGTATCTATCTCGGCGTCCACTGGCCGCTCGATATGGCGGGTGGTCTGCTGGTGGCGATGCTTGCCTGTCTGAGCGCGCAAATCCTCTGGGCACCGCTTGGCGAACCGCTCTACCGCACGCTGCGCCAGCTCTATCGTCTCTGCTTCGCGCTGCCTATCCGTAAAGGCTGGGTGCGTGACTAA
- the deoR gene encoding DNA-binding transcriptional repressor DeoR has translation METRRDERLAQLLQALKRQDKMHLKEAAALLGVSEMTIRRDLQGNDAPVTLLGGYIVLEPRGVAVSRYLLSDEQTRLVEEKRHAAALAASLVHPHQTLFFDCGTTTPWIIDALDDALPFTGICYSLNTFLALQEKPHCRVILCGGEFHASNAIFKPLTFQETLRNLCPDIAFFSAAGVHPQYGATCFNLDELPVKHWALEMAQRHVIVADHSKFGQVRPACMGPLEAFDTIATDRMPDDAFIAWAQAANVSVMW, from the coding sequence ATGGAAACGCGGCGTGACGAGCGACTGGCGCAACTGCTCCAGGCACTGAAGCGACAGGATAAAATGCATCTCAAAGAGGCGGCGGCGCTGCTTGGCGTCTCGGAGATGACGATTCGCCGCGACCTGCAGGGTAATGACGCGCCGGTCACGCTGCTTGGCGGTTACATTGTGCTGGAGCCGCGCGGCGTGGCGGTAAGCCGCTATCTGTTAAGCGATGAACAGACCCGGCTGGTGGAGGAGAAACGCCACGCGGCCGCGCTCGCGGCGTCGCTTGTCCACCCGCACCAGACGCTCTTTTTCGACTGCGGCACCACCACGCCGTGGATCATCGACGCGCTGGACGACGCCCTGCCTTTTACCGGCATCTGCTATTCGCTTAACACCTTTCTGGCGCTCCAGGAGAAACCGCACTGCCGCGTTATCCTCTGTGGCGGCGAATTCCACGCCAGCAACGCGATTTTCAAACCGCTGACCTTCCAGGAAACGCTGCGCAATCTCTGCCCTGATATCGCGTTTTTTTCGGCAGCGGGCGTGCATCCCCAGTATGGCGCGACCTGTTTTAATCTCGACGAACTGCCGGTGAAACACTGGGCGCTGGAGATGGCCCAGCGTCACGTGATCGTGGCCGATCACAGCAAATTTGGGCAGGTGCGGCCCGCCTGCATGGGGCCGCTTGAGGCATTCGATACTATCGCGACTGACCGCATGCCCGACGACGCGTTTATCGCCTGGGCGCAGGCGGCGAACGTCAGCGTGATGTGGTAA
- the dacC gene encoding serine-type D-Ala-D-Ala carboxypeptidase: MTSFSRSGARRVLALSGAFLLISLSTAHAADPMAPAAPDVDARAWILMDYHSGKVLAEGNADEKLDPASLTKLMTSYVVGQALKAGKIHLDDKVTVGKDAWATGNPALRGSSLMFLKPGDQVSVADLNKGVIIQSGNDASIAIADYVAGSQDAFVSLMNGYAKRLGLTNTTFKTVHGLDAPGQFSTARDMALLGKALIHDVPDEYAIHKEKEFTFNKIRQPNRNRLLWSSSMNVDGMKTGTTAGAGYNLVASATQGDMRLISVVLGAKTDGIRFRESEKLLTWGFRFFETVTPIKPDAAFVNQRVWFGDSSEVKLGAGEAGSVTIPKGQLKNLKATYTLNSPQLTAPLKQGQVVGTIDFQLNGKSIEQRPLVVMEAVNEGGFFSRMWDFVLMKFHQWFGSWFS, translated from the coding sequence ATGACCTCATTCTCACGCTCCGGCGCTCGTCGCGTGCTGGCTCTCTCAGGCGCGTTTCTATTGATTTCCCTCTCCACCGCCCACGCGGCCGACCCGATGGCGCCCGCCGCGCCGGACGTCGACGCCCGCGCCTGGATCCTGATGGACTACCACAGCGGCAAAGTGCTGGCTGAAGGCAACGCGGATGAAAAACTCGATCCGGCAAGCCTTACCAAACTGATGACCAGCTATGTGGTCGGTCAGGCGCTGAAGGCCGGTAAAATTCATCTCGATGATAAAGTGACCGTCGGCAAAGACGCCTGGGCGACCGGCAACCCGGCGCTGCGCGGCTCGTCGCTGATGTTCTTAAAACCCGGCGATCAGGTGTCGGTGGCCGATCTCAACAAAGGCGTGATTATTCAGTCCGGCAATGACGCCAGTATTGCTATCGCCGATTATGTGGCGGGCAGCCAGGACGCGTTTGTCAGCCTGATGAACGGCTACGCCAAACGCCTGGGGCTGACTAACACGACCTTTAAAACGGTTCACGGCCTCGATGCGCCAGGGCAGTTCAGCACCGCGCGCGATATGGCGTTGCTCGGCAAGGCGCTGATCCACGACGTGCCGGATGAGTATGCCATCCATAAAGAGAAAGAGTTTACGTTCAATAAGATCCGCCAGCCGAACCGCAACCGCCTGTTGTGGAGCAGCAGCATGAACGTCGACGGAATGAAAACTGGCACCACGGCGGGGGCGGGCTATAACCTGGTCGCCTCGGCGACGCAGGGCGATATGCGCCTGATCTCGGTTGTGCTAGGCGCGAAAACCGACGGCATTCGTTTTCGTGAATCGGAAAAGCTGCTGACATGGGGCTTCCGCTTCTTTGAAACCGTCACGCCGATTAAGCCGGATGCCGCGTTCGTTAACCAGCGCGTCTGGTTTGGCGACAGCAGCGAAGTGAAACTCGGCGCGGGCGAGGCGGGTTCGGTGACGATCCCCAAAGGCCAGCTGAAAAACCTCAAAGCCACCTATACGCTCAATTCGCCGCAGCTTACCGCGCCGCTGAAACAGGGCCAGGTAGTGGGCACTATCGATTTTCAGCTTAACGGCAAGAGCATTGAGCAGCGCCCGCTGGTGGTCATGGAAGCGGTAAATGAAGGCGGTTTCTTCAGCCGGATGTGGGATTTCGTGCTAATGAAATTCCATCAGTGGTTCGGGAGCTGGTTCTCGTAA
- a CDS encoding glutathione S-transferase family protein: MITVWGRENSTNVKKVLWCLEELELPYNRIPAGGKYGINHDADYLEMNPNGLVPCLRDDETGLVLWESNTIVRYLAAQYGQGRLWLESPVERARGEKWMDWAISTLPAPHRGVVFSLVRTPPEQRDPALIEESKKQCDALFAILDAELAKTPWLSGDAFGIADMAPAPHIYNLFNVGIEWTPRPHLERWYQQLTERPAFRNIVMIPVS, from the coding sequence ATGATTACCGTATGGGGTCGAGAAAATTCCACTAACGTGAAGAAGGTGCTGTGGTGTCTGGAAGAGCTGGAGCTGCCGTATAACCGCATTCCGGCGGGCGGCAAATATGGCATTAACCACGACGCGGATTATCTGGAGATGAACCCGAACGGGCTGGTGCCATGCCTGCGTGACGATGAAACTGGGCTGGTGCTGTGGGAATCCAACACTATTGTGCGTTATCTGGCGGCGCAGTATGGACAGGGCCGTCTGTGGCTGGAAAGCCCCGTTGAGCGCGCCCGCGGCGAAAAGTGGATGGACTGGGCCATCAGCACGCTGCCTGCCCCGCACCGCGGCGTCGTCTTCAGCCTGGTGCGCACGCCGCCCGAGCAGCGCGATCCGGCGCTGATTGAAGAGAGCAAAAAGCAGTGCGACGCGCTGTTCGCCATTCTTGACGCCGAACTGGCGAAAACCCCGTGGCTCTCCGGCGACGCGTTCGGCATCGCCGATATGGCCCCTGCGCCACACATCTATAACCTCTTTAACGTCGGCATCGAGTGGACGCCGCGCCCGCACCTGGAGCGCTGGTATCAGCAGCTCACCGAACGCCCGGCGTTTCGCAATATCGTGATGATCCCGGTGAGCTGA